Proteins encoded within one genomic window of Macrobrachium nipponense isolate FS-2020 chromosome 8, ASM1510439v2, whole genome shotgun sequence:
- the LOC135222668 gene encoding DNA replication complex GINS protein SLD5-like: MDDSEDIIEGSDEEGETMTAAEVLQKLEEAWITEKMSPTLERHQSEYVECMLDQIKQMTENLKRCKKHDFRVAIHKMEIDRIRYMISSYLRIRIEKIEKFAHYLLEKEKTTDEESSLLSASELQYAKEYAANLESHFQNVVLQHVPENLRNFDPGKMAVKPNLDSFVFLKVKEECPAVVIEDDSGEGRDEEIDLEKDSQHLVRYKPVCHLLHSGAIKLI; encoded by the exons ATGGATGACTCTGAGGATATTATTGAAGGATCTGATGAAGAAGGCGAAACTATGACGGCTGCTGAGGTCCTTCAGAAGTTAGAAGAG GCATGGATAACAGAAAAGATGTCGCCAACACTAGAACGGCATCAGAGTGAATATGTGGAGTGCATGCTGGATCAGATCAAGCAGATGACAGAAAACCTCAAGAGATGCAAAAAGCATGATTTCAGAGTAGCTATTCACAAGATGGAG ATTGATCGTATACGTTACATGATAAGCAGTTATCTTCGGATTCGcattgaaaaaatagaaaaatttgctcattatttattagagaaagagaaaacaacaGATGAAGAGTCTTCGCTACTGTCTGCCAGTGAGCTACAGTATGCCAAAGA GTATGCTGCAAATTTAGAATCTCACTTCCAAAATGTGGTTTTGCAGCATGTTCCTGAAAATTTACGAAACTTTGACCCAGGAAAAATGGCAGTGAAGCCAAATCTTGACTCCTTTGTGTTTTTAAAAGTTAAGGAAGAATGTCCAGCTGTTGTCATTGAAGATGACAGTGGTGAAGGAAG AGATGAAGAAATTGATTTAGAAAAGGACAGCCAGCATTTGGTGCGATACAAACCAGTCTGCCATTTATTACATTCTGGTGCTATTAAGCTTATTTGA